CAATAAGAAAACCGCCAAGAGAGAACGCGGTGATTTTAAAAGCGAGTTGTGTGTTTGAGCTCACACTCTTTTCCTGCTTTTCTTCGGTGCAAACGAAATCTTCATCCGGCAGACTATACATAGGTTTCCCTTGCACTTTGTCGGAGTGACAAAGGACGTTTTCAATACTGACGACATAAGCTTCGTTTCGCCGTAACCAATTTTTCATCCATTTTGTCGAGCAGTCGCATGGAAAGAAATTGTGGTGTAGCGCGATTTTTACAAAGCTAATATTTTGTATGTCTTTCGGTAGGAAGGTAAATTTGTTCGAATCTATGAACAAAATCTTGATTCGTTGCAACCTGGCGAGGGTTTTTTCATTTAGTCTTTTAATCTTGTTATGACTCAAATAAAGCGCTGTGACATTCTCCAAGTAGGGATAGCTTGGGATCTCTTTGATATTGTTCCTGTTTAGGAATAGCTCAGTTTGACCGCGTGGAATTTTTCGGGGTATGGCGACGAGATTCCTTTCCTTGCAATCAACGATGACAGTCCCGTCAAAAGAGCGGACGAAGCAAGAACATTCTTTGGGACAGTTTGTTAAATTTTTCTGAGATTTGAATTGATCTTCACCCACTGAAAGAATCGGTTTGTCTTTAAGTTCGATTGGAGCAGCGCACTTCCAGCTTGAAAACTGTTTAGGCCGCACAATTCGTGCGCCCGTGTCATTTTGCATCCAATTCCTTAGCCAACGCGCCACACCCAACATTTTACCATCACACAAGAGGGGATTCCCCGTCATGTCGATTTCGTAAACCCTTAGGATCATCTCGAACATGTTTCGCTTAGGTTGGTTAATTCCCTCGAGATCTATGGTGGTGAAATTGTTGCGTGCGAAACTTAGATGATTGAAGCTTTCTTGCAGTCTGAATTGAGGCGAGCTTGCACTTTCTCTATGTTGATAAAGAAATGTGCTCATGTCCAATTCCTCCAACGTCTTGTCGACACTTTGAAATGTCAAACGATTTGATGACAAATCGATAATTTTTGACTGCCGTTGCAAGAGAAGTGACTTTGGAACTCGGTTTATTGTGTTATTTTGGAGATAAATCTCACGCAGAGAACTTGAATCGATCGCAAAAGCTTCGTTGTCAATGTTTGTGATTACGTTTCCTTCCAGGTGCAGTACCTCCAGGTTATTAAGTTTGCTGAATAAACCTTTTGGGATAGAGCTTAGTTTGTTGTGATCCAAATCGATTCTTTTGATTAATTTTTGGCTTTGAAATAACTTCTCTGGAATCCGTGAAATGTCATTAAATTGAAGTCTCAATTCAAGCAATTCGTCAAGTCCGTGAAACAACTCCAATGGTAAATCTGTTAATTTGTTGTTGCTGAGATCGATGGCTTGAACTCGTTTCAAACCGCGAAAACACTTTGGCTTTATCATCTTCAACCCGTTGGCTTTGAGATTGAGTTTGTTTAGAAATGCGCGAAATTCATATGTCGATAAATCTTCGATGTTGTTGAAGGACAGATCGAGGAAGCGTCGGTAGATGTTCGAGGATATTGTCGTGCCAACTTCGTAATGGTCATTAAAAGTCGGACTCCGGCTCAATTCCCTCGGAAGATTTAGACTTTCGCCACACCATGGAAAATCAGGCGGTTTTGTTAAGTTGTTATGCGAAACTTCAAGCGATTGAAGCAGGGGCATTGTTATTTTCAGCTCTGCAGGAATTGAAGTAAGTTTTAAGTAAGAGAAACGGACCTCTGCCATTCTGGGCCAAATGTACTTCGTGAATGTGCTAGGAAATTTCTTGGGATTAGCTTTAAAGAACGTCAATGTACCAATATTTTTCAGTTCTGGAAAAGTCCTGTTTCTCATCTGCCAAGCTTTGTCCTCGAGCATAATAGCGTTTTCCATTATGTTAAAAACTCGGAAATCTGTAGCTCTTCCCCATTGCATGACATCTTCAGGTGAAAAGCTGCAGTGTCCTTGTAAATGCAAGTACGATATGACATTTTTCTTTGTGACATTTTGGGAGTTGTTGAAAGTGATGTGTGCTGGGGTGATACACCCTACCGCAAAATACAGCATAACATCCTTCTGGGTTATTATTGTGCTCAGTACTTCAGGGATATCTACAACGCATTTGTCTCCAGTGATGTTCATCTTTATTTGGCATACTATCCTTTGAATTCGTATCGTTGTGTTTCTCGCTTGGAAGATCGATTCTGCAGATTTGAACACAGAGCAAACAGATCGATCGCAATCGTTCAGTTGCTTTATTTGTTGTGTGAAAACTTCCACCCTGCAGAGAACACAAATCGTGGCAAAAATCGTCAACGCTTTCATTTTCGCTGGCGTTTATCGAGTTAGCAAAGGTGATTATGCTTGCCCACTCAGCTGCATTAATTTGACGATATACAGTGGTCTCGAGCGTATTGTTTTCTTCCAAGGTCGCTTGCAAGTGCGGTCTAATCTCCTTCCTTGTTATAAActaagatttttttctttcacagcGTGTACTGGATGTAATTTGAACTAATTTCCGcaagtaattattgaaacttcTTTTTATAAGCTGTCTCGTGTAGGTTCTCAAACATCCGAAATATTTTATTCGAGATTTATTGACCTTTTCTTCCCCCTTGCCAATCACCGCTTTAGTTTCGTTTCGGGTCAACGCCCACGGACGAATTGCAGGTAAACAGGAAGTTTGTCTTAAGATCGTCTGCTAAACCTTAAAATACTGTATCCATTGTTAAGAAGTATTCGTGTCCGAAAACGCCTTCGTCATATATATTGTTTAAAGATCTAATTTCAGCAACGTTGTTTGGCGAGCCAGTTTTGAATATCATAGAAACGGGGGCTTCTAGCGTGACTCAGAGTGTTTGGCGTGATATTGGAGGTATTTGCGTGACTTCTCACATTAAAAGGGTGAATCAAAAGTTGCAAGTAGTGATATTTCACACAACGGCTTGAAACTTGGTATAGTATCTCCTTGCAGAGTAAGCGAAATATAGAGCTCGTGCAGACGGAAAAAAGGAACTCATTTTTGACTAAAAGTATAACCTCTTTGGGGATTCCCCTCAGAAGCTGAGACGAGTACGCTTTTCGGTTTGTTGCTCCATGTTAGGACCCTTGAAATCGCTTGCAAACAACTATGCTTGTACGACGTCATCTTttaaaaggaagaggaagattGAAGAGTTTGTGTTATACAACTGAAGATGTCAACAGTGAACTTGTATTTCTTGATATTAATTGTTGAGAAGAAACAACCATTTAAAGTGCAGaaaatattttatgcaaaaACTAACTACATTTGCTTCATGATACGGCCCTTTTTTCGGCGATTTGTGAATACTTATTTATTGAGGCTATTGGTGCAATCTTGAAGTGCGAGCTCTCAAATCCTAAATCTAAGATAAAGAAAGATAAGAGGAATAGGATTAATGACGTACTCTGACCGTCGGTACATTCCCTTTGGTGTGATTCCTTTGTTCTGGTAGGAAACGTCGCCAGCATGGAATTGTAGAGTCCCTTGTTGAAActagtatctccgagcatttaccctctaGCCACACAGTGAATGAGaagttcgacgggcaaaatcttttgtttggatattgagtgatatgggtctgtTGGAGTAGTTGCTGAGCGAGAAACAAAACAAGGGCAAAATATTTACTGTCAATGatattcaaattcaaattaagAACACGGAAACTACCGTCGTTTTAGGCTAAGCATGGACACGTGACCGGAAAACAAGCTCTTATAGgctcgaaatatcaaatattcagcttgatagtgaggcagagaggacaaaagcAATGGAAGAAAGTtgtaatgaatgtgaaagatattacTATATCATCAACGTCAagctcgttttggaaatagcaccTCTGAATTGCCTCTAATATATTAATATTA
The genomic region above belongs to Montipora capricornis isolate CH-2021 chromosome 5, ASM3666992v2, whole genome shotgun sequence and contains:
- the LOC138049021 gene encoding protein toll-like, giving the protein MYRRSEVEVFTQQIKQLNDCDRSVCSVFKSAESIFQARNTTIRIQRIVCQIKMNITGDKCVVDIPEVLSTIITQKDVMLYFAVGCITPAHITFNNSQNVTKKNVISYLHLQGHCSFSPEDVMQWGRATDFRVFNIMENAIMLEDKAWQMRNRTFPELKNIGTLTFFKANPKKFPSTFTKYIWPRMAEVRFSYLKLTSIPAELKITMPLLQSLEVSHNNLTKPPDFPWCGESLNLPRELSRSPTFNDHYEVGTTISSNIYRRFLDLSFNNIEDLSTYEFRAFLNKLNLKANGLKMIKPKCFRGLKRVQAIDLSNNKLTDLPLELFHGLDELLELRLQFNDISRIPEKLFQSQKLIKRIDLDHNKLSSIPKGLFSKLNNLEVLHLEGNVITNIDNEAFAIDSSSLREIYLQNNTINRVPKSLLLQRQSKIIDLSSNRLTFQSVDKTLEELDMSTFLYQHRESASSPQFRLQESFNHLSFARNNFTTIDLEGINQPKRNMFEMILRVYEIDMTGNPLLCDGKMLGVARWLRNWMQNDTGARIVRPKQFSSWKCAAPIELKDKPILSVGEDQFKSQKNLTNCPKECSCFVRSFDGTVIVDCKERNLVAIPRKIPRGQTELFLNRNNIKEIPSYPYLENVTALYLSHNKIKRLNEKTLARLQRIKILFIDSNKFTFLPKDIQNISFVKIALHHNFFPCDCSTKWMKNWLRRNEAYVVSIENVLCHSDKVQGKPMYSLPDEDFVCTEEKQEKSVSSNTQLAFKITAFSLGGFLIVFLVAFAVGYKFRGEVKVFMYTHLNWHPFDRIDDSDPNKIYDAFISYSGSDYQWVSNTLRVRLENHDPPYKLCLHHRDFLVGAPIQQNILNGIDQSKRMIMILSSHFVKSEWCLLEFRAAHQKVLEDRMNYLIIILFDDVDMAEVDDEIKLYMRTNTYLSIRNKWFWEKLFYALPHNSNKEVKATDCRHSTSENSGLQYSTEMVIVNEAYEIEET